From Saccharomycodes ludwigii strain NBRC 1722 chromosome IV, whole genome shotgun sequence, one genomic window encodes:
- the FRQ1 gene encoding frequenin (similar to Saccharomyces cerevisiae YDR373W | FRQ1 | FReQuenin homolog), with amino-acid sequence MGKAASKLTNDDIESLRSETYFDRREIKQWHKGFLRDCPQGLLTREEFVKIYKQFFPFGSPEEFANHVFDVFDKDKNDSIDFREFVTALSITSRGSLEEKLAWAFKLYDINHDGKITYDEMLTIVTSIYKMIGSMVKLNEDEATPELRVRKIFKIMDKNEDGFITLDEFKEGSKVDPSILSALNLYDGLV; translated from the coding sequence atgggtAAAGCTGCTTCCAAACTAACAAACGATGACATTGAATCTTTGAGAAGTGAAACATATTTTGACCGTAGAGAGATTAAACAATGGCATAAGGGATTTTTAAGAGACTGTCCACAAGGGTTATTAACCAGAGAAGAATTTGTGAAAATctataaacaattttttccttttggtAGTCCAGAGGAATTTGCAAACCATGTATTCGATGTTTTTGACAAAGATAAGAATGATAGCATTGATTTTAGAGAATTTGTTACTGCCTTGAGTATAACTTCCAGGGGCAGTCTTGAAGAAAAGCTAGCTTGGGCTTTTAAACTATATGACATAAACCATGATGGGAAAATTACATACGATGAAATGTTAACTATTGTGACGAGTATATATAAGATGATCGGAAGTATGGTCAAGTtaaatgaagatgaagcTACTCCTGAGTTAAGGGTTaggaaaatatttaaaataatggataaaaatgaagacGGATTTATAACATTGGATGAGTTTAAAGAAGGTAGTAAAGTTGATCCCTCTATACTAAGTGCATTGAACTTATACGATGGGTTGGTATGA
- the CAT5 gene encoding putative monooxygenase CAT5 (similar to Saccharomyces cerevisiae YOR125C | CAT5 | CATabolite repression): MIKNQAILSPLVSALKKRSFSVLSPLKTTTATFNESAAETNDNQVPISSQYKPLSGAQRAYLDRVIRVDQAGELGADYIYAGQYWVLANKTPHLKPVIQHMWDQEIHHHNTFNNLQVKHNVRPSLFTPLWKIGAFAMGAGTALISPQAAMACTEAVETVIGGHYNDQLRALNTEFEVEKLDGSKVSGKSVEVKELIETIREFRDDELEHLDTAIKYDSHKAVPYMLLTEGIKTICRVAIWTAERV; this comes from the coding sequence atgataaaaaatcaaGCGATACTATCACCACTAGTTTCAGCATTGAAAAAGCGTTCATTTTCTGTTCTTTCCCCATTAAAAACAACTACTGCTACGTTTAACGAATCGGCTGCTGAAACTAATGACAATCAAGTACCTATTTCGTCACAATACAAACCATTGAGTGGTGCACAAAGAGCTTATTTGGATAGAGTTATAAGAGTCGATCAGGCTGGTGAATTGGGTGCagattatatatatgcagGCCAATATTGGGTGTTAGCCAACAAAACCCCCCATTTAAAACCCGTTATACAACACATGTGGGATCAGGAAATACATCATCATAACACCTTCAACAATTTACAAGTCAAACATAATGTTAGACCATCTTTATTTACTCCACTATGGAAAATTGGCGCCTTTGCTATGGGTGCTGGAACTGCCTTAATAAGTCCACAAGCAGCCATGGCTTGTACGGAGGCTGTTGAAACTGTGATTGGTGGTCACTATAATGATCAGTTAAGAGCCCTGAACACAGAATTTGAGGTGGAAAAGTTAGATGGATCTAAAGTTAGTGGTAAAAGTGTTGAAGTAAAAGAATTGATTGAAACTATTAGAGAATTCAGAGATGATGAATTAGAACATTTAGATACCGCTATTAAGTATGATTCCCACAAGGCTGTTCCCTATATGTTGTTAACTGAAGGCATCAAGACTATATGCCGAGTGGCTATTTGGACGGCAGAAAGGGTATGA